The genomic window AACTATAAGGTTAGCAACAGACCCTGTCACCGTAAGGTTGCCCGCTAGGGTACTGAAAACCCCCAGACCTATCCACCAGAAACTTACATCTGAAGGGATAAAAGACTTAAGTAACATTACAGCTGGAACATTACTAAATATATTGGAAAGCGCTATCGTTAAGATGGAAAAAACCCTAAAGCTCTTAAAGCTGAAGATTTCCATAATACGATTCATAAGCCCACTTTGTTCCACACCGCCCATCACAACAAATAAACCAATAAACATAACTAATAAGTTAAAATCAATTCCAGCATAAATTTTATCGGGTTTAAGTCTCCGTGTTACCAGAAGGTATGCCGCCCCAAGACTGGCTATGATAGCTGGTTCCTTGCTGACAATAAAACCCGCCAGAATACCCAATGTTACTACTAGGCTTTTCCCCAACAGATATCGGTGGTAACCCTTTCTTAGGGGTTCACCGCCAGTCAAATCCCCTTCAAGAAGGTCTCTGTAAAACCAGCTTATTACTAAATAGTTGATTAATAGCCCTACTACCGCCAATGGAAATGCAATAACAATATAGGAGAAAAAAGATACATTTGATATGCTCCCGATTAGAATGTTTTGCGGATTTCCCAGCAACGTTCCGGCGCTTCCGATATTGGAGGCTGTCGCCACTGCCATTAAGTAAGGTAAAGGAGGAATCTTCTCTTTTTTGCATATTATAATGACGATGGGGGTTAAAATCAGGCAAACTATGTCATTAATAAAAAATGCGGATAATAGTCCGCTTGTAATAACTACCCCAAAAAGAAATCCCTTCCGGGTTTTTAAGTTCTTTATCAAGTAATTACCTATAAACCGGAAGAACCCAGCCGATTTGAGACTGGTAGTTACGATCATCATGGAAAAAAGCAGAATTATGGTCCTAAAGTCCACCGATTGAACGGCTTGGTTGAAAGTGAGTACCCCGGTGGCCATAATTAGTGCTCCGCCGATAATAGCGGCCCCAGCCCGATCAACCCGAAAGATAGGAATTTTCCCTATTCCAAAGACTATCAAAGTTGCTACGAGAATTATTCCTGATACAATCATCATTCTGTCAGATTACCAGACTTTCTGTCTTGTTTCAATTAATATTCGTCGAAAATGGTTCCACAACTCCTAGCTTATATTAAGTATTTGCCGATTATGCGCTCAGTTGCACGGCCACCAAATAGTATTTTGCCATCCAGGGTGATTAATTTCACAATATTAAACTCCATTCCTGTGTTCCCTTGCTCAATTGATGTACCAGTGCCATCCCAGAGCTTGTTTTTAATCATATAATAGCCAAATGCGCTGTTGCCTGATCCAGTGGCGGGGTCCTCCAAATATCCGAATCGGGGAGCAAAAACCCTGGTGTGAGCTATATTTTGTGTGCTTTGTACCTCTTTGGTAAATATCAGAATAATATCAATGTCATGGTCTAAACAAAAATTTTTAAGTTGTTGTTCATGCGGATAAACATTAACTTCATCTTTAAGTGCAGTAAGAGGCACGATTAATGTTCTTAATCCGGCATCTATTATATCTATCGGATACTGATTGCAAATCTGTTCCGATCTCAATTTCAAATTTTGTGCTATAATTTCTGATGGTAGATCTGTGCCAATATGTTTAGGTTCGGGAGCGGTGATAAATACCGCATCCTGTTCGGAAATCCGGTTATAAACTATCAGGTTACCCTTATTATTTGTTTCTATAACTAGCTCGCTTTTTTCCATTAATTCAGCGATGCTCTTAATAAGGCTGTACATGCATGCAATAGTGCCATGCCCGCAGAAATCTACTTCACATTCGGACGAATAATAAATCAATTTATAGTCAGCAGACGAAGATTCGCTGCAGTATATAACTTCTGAAACAAAGCCCTTGTGCTGTCTGGCGATTGCCAGCATCTGATCTGTACTCAGAGTTTGACCGTTTCCCAAATAAATGCATGCCGCTGGATTGCCCAGCGACTTTTCCGATGTAAAATGTTGCCGCTCAGTTTCCCTATCGGGAAATGAATAGTTTTTTCTTGCCAAAGGGGGCGGTAATCTGAGACAATAATTGACGTGTGCAGCCGGAGGTTGCGCCGACAATCATTATGTCAGGAGCAGCG from Pelotomaculum isophthalicicum JI includes these protein-coding regions:
- a CDS encoding anion transporter yields the protein MMIVSGIILVATLIVFGIGKIPIFRVDRAGAAIIGGALIMATGVLTFNQAVQSVDFRTIILLFSMMIVTTSLKSAGFFRFIGNYLIKNLKTRKGFLFGVVITSGLLSAFFINDIVCLILTPIVIIICKKEKIPPLPYLMAVATASNIGSAGTLLGNPQNILIGSISNVSFFSYIVIAFPLAVVGLLINYLVISWFYRDLLEGDLTGGEPLRKGYHRYLLGKSLVVTLGILAGFIVSKEPAIIASLGAAYLLVTRRLKPDKIYAGIDFNLLVMFIGLFVVMGGVEQSGLMNRIMEIFSFKSFRVFSILTIALSNIFSNVPAVMLLKSFIPSDVSFWWIGLGVFSTLAGNLTVTGSVANLIVIETAKHEGIQIKFLDYFKVGFPLTLLLTLIALSYFTVIQNYL
- a CDS encoding PhzF family phenazine biosynthesis protein, with translation MARKNYSFPDRETERQHFTSEKSLGNPAACIYLGNGQTLSTDQMLAIARQHKGFVSEVIYCSESSSADYKLIYYSSECEVDFCGHGTIACMYSLIKSIAELMEKSELVIETNNKGNLIVYNRISEQDAVFITAPEPKHIGTDLPSEIIAQNLKLRSEQICNQYPIDIIDAGLRTLIVPLTALKDEVNVYPHEQQLKNFCLDHDIDIILIFTKEVQSTQNIAHTRVFAPRFGYLEDPATGSGNSAFGYYMIKNKLWDGTGTSIEQGNTGMEFNIVKLITLDGKILFGGRATERIIGKYLI